One stretch of Akkermansia sp. RCC_12PD DNA includes these proteins:
- a CDS encoding flavodoxin domain-containing protein, which translates to MKVTIIYGTETGNSESLAREANVIDMEYVTVEQLKNGGALLIITSTWGDGEPPSNAETLYQALKNSSEDLSAVNYAVFALGDGFYEHFCRAGKDFDAFLERLKAQRLMPVVLSDGDHDDTFPEWVDAVAETLS; encoded by the coding sequence ATGAAAGTCACCATCATCTACGGAACGGAAACAGGAAACTCGGAAAGTCTGGCCCGTGAGGCAAATGTTATTGATATGGAGTATGTAACAGTGGAACAATTAAAAAACGGTGGAGCTTTGTTGATTATCACCAGTACCTGGGGAGACGGGGAGCCTCCTTCCAATGCGGAAACGCTGTACCAGGCATTGAAGAACTCCTCGGAAGACCTGTCCGCAGTCAACTATGCCGTCTTTGCGCTTGGCGACGGATTCTATGAACACTTCTGCCGGGCAGGCAAGGACTTTGATGCCTTTCTGGAACGTTTGAAGGCGCAAAGGCTGATGCCGGTGGTCCTGTCAGATGGGGACCACGATGATACCTTTCCTGAATGGGTGGATGCCGTGGCGGAAACACTCTCCTGA
- a CDS encoding metallophosphoesterase, whose product MIDGAWTMWGKKGEPGRVQTVTTALDLPQWAAESGPPLRVAVAGDFHLRPRGGRQARMYMGKIMESRPDMIFLLGDYANGHTRKSSMSPEKARDYFRMLRAPLGIFAVQGNHDQYYGWESWKNMFADLGICAMWNDSFLLHLPGGRKLQLSSVRDDYHMRIRPEELPLRLSPSIPHILLSHVPDIFPLLKPGTADAVISAHTHGGQICLPGGIPLGCISREKVKFTYPWSRLNGTPFLITRGLGCSVLPLRLCCPPEIIVLEIR is encoded by the coding sequence ATGATTGACGGTGCATGGACCATGTGGGGAAAGAAGGGAGAGCCCGGGCGTGTGCAGACCGTCACGACCGCCCTGGACCTGCCCCAGTGGGCGGCGGAATCCGGCCCTCCACTGCGGGTTGCCGTGGCCGGGGACTTCCACCTGCGCCCGCGCGGCGGCAGGCAGGCGCGCATGTACATGGGAAAAATCATGGAGTCCCGGCCGGACATGATCTTTCTGCTGGGAGACTATGCCAACGGGCACACCCGGAAAAGCAGCATGAGCCCGGAAAAGGCGCGGGACTACTTCCGAATGCTCAGGGCTCCGCTGGGCATCTTTGCCGTGCAGGGCAACCATGACCAGTACTACGGATGGGAGTCGTGGAAAAACATGTTCGCGGACCTGGGCATCTGCGCGATGTGGAACGACTCCTTTCTTCTCCATCTGCCGGGTGGCAGAAAGCTCCAGCTTTCCTCCGTGCGGGACGACTACCACATGAGGATCAGGCCGGAGGAACTCCCGTTGCGCCTCTCCCCGTCCATCCCCCACATTCTCCTCTCCCATGTGCCGGACATCTTCCCCCTGCTGAAGCCCGGCACGGCGGACGCCGTCATCAGTGCCCACACCCACGGCGGCCAGATCTGCCTGCCCGGCGGCATTCCCCTGGGCTGCATCTCCCGGGAAAAAGTCAAATTCACCTACCCCTGGTCCCGCTTGAACGGCACCCCCTTTCTGATCACCAGGGGGCTGGGATGCAGCGTACTGCCCCTGCGCCTCTGCTGCCCTCCGGAAATCATCGTGCTGGAAATCCGTTAA
- a CDS encoding tyrosine recombinase, translating into MQVHIERFIRFLAAEKGLSAAYQISVRQTLEEFSRFLGEGDADPSRVDTGSLAEFLRHLQSRGMARSSMRVEMVHLRIFFRWLAGTGILEKDPSAFMEMPRQGLTLPHVLDQHTVSKLLESIDIQDIPLGCRDRALLEMIYACGMRVSEIINCKLESFDADEAFVRVLGKGDKTRLVPIGTSALEALKAYLDRGRPKLVKPGTKSHIFLTVRGRPLTRERVRQILQERARAAGIDQHVFPHILRHSFATHLLENGADLRIIQEMLGHSDIATTQIYTHLEQQRLNSIHHRFHPRG; encoded by the coding sequence ATGCAGGTGCACATAGAACGTTTCATCCGCTTTCTGGCTGCGGAAAAAGGTTTGAGTGCGGCCTACCAGATCTCCGTCAGGCAGACCCTGGAAGAATTTTCCCGGTTTCTGGGGGAAGGGGATGCGGATCCTTCCCGGGTGGATACAGGCAGTCTGGCAGAATTCCTCCGGCATTTGCAGTCCCGCGGCATGGCACGCAGCTCCATGCGCGTGGAAATGGTGCATCTGCGCATTTTTTTCCGCTGGCTGGCCGGAACGGGTATTCTGGAGAAGGATCCCTCCGCATTCATGGAAATGCCGCGGCAGGGTCTGACACTGCCTCATGTGCTGGATCAGCATACCGTCTCAAAACTTCTTGAAAGTATTGACATTCAGGATATTCCACTGGGATGCAGAGACCGGGCCCTGCTGGAGATGATTTATGCCTGCGGGATGCGTGTAAGTGAGATAATTAATTGCAAATTAGAAAGTTTTGACGCAGATGAAGCATTCGTCCGGGTACTGGGGAAGGGGGACAAAACCCGACTCGTTCCCATTGGCACGTCGGCTTTGGAGGCTCTGAAGGCGTATCTGGACCGCGGAAGGCCCAAACTGGTCAAACCGGGAACAAAGAGCCACATTTTCCTGACCGTGCGGGGACGGCCATTGACCAGGGAGCGGGTGCGCCAGATCCTTCAGGAGCGCGCCAGGGCCGCCGGGATTGACCAGCATGTTTTCCCTCATATCCTGCGCCATTCATTTGCCACGCATTTGCTGGAGAACGGCGCGGACCTCCGAATCATCCAGGAGATGCTGGGACATTCGGACATAGCCACCACGCAGATTTACACGCATCTGGAACAGCAACGGCTGAATTCCATCCATCACCGTTTTCATCCCAGAGGATGA
- a CDS encoding YkgJ family cysteine cluster protein, with amino-acid sequence MAEEGSPTAWYECTRCGACCRWAGDVCIEEDEVREIALFLEMDEQEFINECCRLRANRKGLSIKDAADGACLMLTENGCRINPVKPRQCRDFPNKWNFPGWRELCRAQEVNQTPDPR; translated from the coding sequence ATGGCGGAGGAGGGCAGCCCAACTGCATGGTATGAATGCACCCGGTGCGGCGCCTGCTGCCGCTGGGCCGGCGACGTATGCATTGAGGAGGATGAAGTACGTGAAATCGCCCTTTTCCTGGAGATGGACGAACAGGAATTCATCAATGAATGCTGCCGTCTGCGGGCCAACCGCAAAGGCTTGTCCATCAAGGATGCGGCGGACGGCGCCTGCCTGATGCTGACGGAAAACGGCTGCCGGATCAATCCCGTCAAACCGCGCCAGTGCCGCGATTTTCCCAATAAATGGAATTTTCCCGGTTGGCGGGAGTTGTGCCGTGCTCAGGAAGTGAACCAAACACCGGACCCCCGATAG
- a CDS encoding DNA adenine methylase: MTPNALLSALSTEIEEDPRYLTEQIVTYLGNKRSLLNFLGRGLKYVKGRLGKEHLKAGDLFSGSGIVARFLKKHSEELIVNDLEEYSRLVNTCYLSNSGEVDGLELERHYRRLLRYMETHESPGFITELYAPRNPERITAEDRVFYTRRNALYLDTARQTINLLPEEVRPYFIAPLLAEASIHANTAGVFKGFYKDKQGVGKFGGSGGNALSRILGDISLQFPVFSRFDCRYSIHCRDANELAEELPEMDVVYLDPPYNQHPYGSNYFMLNLLSSYKRPEKISRVSGIPKDWKRSTYNSRQQATESLFHLLESCPAKFILLSYSSEGFIGYEEMTAFLAKLGHIATLETPYATFRGSRNLKNRPQNVTEFLFLVERF; this comes from the coding sequence ATGACCCCTAATGCGCTATTATCCGCTCTTTCGACCGAGATAGAGGAAGACCCCAGATACCTGACTGAACAGATTGTAACTTACTTGGGGAACAAGCGTTCCCTGCTGAATTTCCTGGGACGCGGACTCAAATATGTGAAGGGCCGCCTGGGGAAGGAGCATCTCAAGGCTGGAGATTTGTTTTCCGGCAGCGGCATTGTGGCCCGCTTCCTGAAAAAACATTCGGAAGAACTAATCGTCAATGATCTGGAAGAATACAGCCGACTCGTCAACACCTGTTATTTGAGCAACTCCGGAGAAGTGGACGGCCTGGAGCTGGAAAGGCATTACAGGCGTCTGCTGCGGTATATGGAAACTCATGAATCCCCCGGTTTCATTACGGAGCTGTACGCTCCCCGGAATCCGGAACGCATCACGGCGGAAGACCGCGTTTTTTACACGCGCCGGAATGCCCTTTATCTGGACACGGCGCGCCAGACCATCAATCTGCTGCCAGAGGAAGTACGGCCGTACTTCATTGCCCCTTTGCTGGCGGAAGCCTCCATTCATGCCAATACGGCAGGCGTGTTCAAGGGATTTTACAAGGACAAGCAGGGGGTCGGAAAATTCGGCGGTTCGGGAGGAAACGCCTTGAGCCGCATTCTGGGGGACATTTCCCTGCAATTTCCCGTGTTCTCTAGGTTCGACTGCCGGTATTCCATCCATTGCCGGGACGCCAACGAGCTGGCGGAGGAATTGCCGGAGATGGACGTTGTGTACCTAGACCCTCCCTACAACCAGCATCCGTACGGCTCCAACTATTTCATGCTGAATTTGCTGTCTTCCTACAAACGGCCGGAAAAGATCAGCCGCGTTTCCGGCATTCCGAAGGACTGGAAACGCTCCACGTACAACAGCCGTCAGCAGGCCACGGAGTCATTATTCCATTTGCTGGAATCCTGTCCTGCCAAATTCATTCTGTTGTCCTACAGTTCGGAAGGTTTCATCGGTTATGAGGAAATGACGGCTTTCCTGGCCAAGCTGGGACACATTGCCACGCTGGAAACGCCTTACGCCACCTTCCGGGGAAGCAGGAATTTAAAGAACCGCCCCCAGAATGTGACGGAGTTCCTGTTTCTGGTGGAACGCTTTTAA
- a CDS encoding HU family DNA-binding protein, which produces MNKAQLIELIQKKLGADTTKKHAEEALAAVLESIKEGVQSAGKVQIIGFGTFATKTREARTGRNPKTGKAIAIPASKTVAFKASSNMKG; this is translated from the coding sequence ATGAACAAGGCTCAACTGATCGAATTGATTCAAAAGAAGCTGGGTGCCGACACGACCAAGAAGCACGCTGAGGAAGCTCTGGCTGCTGTGCTGGAATCCATCAAGGAAGGCGTGCAGTCCGCCGGCAAGGTGCAGATCATCGGTTTCGGTACGTTTGCTACCAAGACCCGCGAAGCCCGCACTGGCCGCAACCCGAAGACCGGCAAGGCCATCGCCATCCCCGCTTCCAAGACGGTCGCTTTCAAGGCCTCTTCCAATATGAAGGGCTAA
- a CDS encoding ATP-binding protein: protein MRRKLFRPFSRSAEEAAGKQPGVGLGLALSRELARGMGGELWLEESSGNGSRFALKLPLVRD from the coding sequence CTGCGGAGGAAATTATTCCGTCCCTTTTCCCGGTCTGCGGAGGAAGCGGCCGGAAAACAGCCTGGCGTGGGGCTGGGCCTGGCCCTGTCCCGTGAACTGGCCCGAGGCATGGGAGGAGAACTGTGGCTGGAAGAAAGTTCCGGAAACGGAAGCCGTTTTGCCCTCAAGCTGCCGCTTGTCAGGGACTGA
- a CDS encoding GGGtGRT protein: MPLFESYDRRIKQINEALAKYGIGSIEEAEQLCLSKGINVREIVNGIQPIAFENAGWAYVVGAAIAIKKGCTKAADAAEAIGEGLQSFCIPGSVADDRKVGLGHGNLAAMLLRDETECFCFLAGHESFAAAEGAIGIAKSANRVRKQDLRVCLNGLGKDAAYIISRINGFTYVQTKFDYATGKLNIVQEKAFSKGPKAAVRVYGCDDVREGVAVMWHEGVDVSITGNSTNPTRFQHPVAGTYKKECNEKGKKYFSVASGGGTGRTLHPDNMAAGPASYGMTDTMGRMHSDAQFAGSSSVPAHVEMMGLIGMGNNPMVGASVAVAVAIEEAAKN; this comes from the coding sequence ATGCCTCTTTTCGAATCCTACGACCGCCGCATTAAGCAGATTAACGAAGCCCTGGCCAAGTACGGCATCGGTTCCATTGAAGAAGCGGAACAGCTCTGCCTTTCCAAAGGCATCAACGTCCGTGAAATCGTCAACGGAATCCAGCCGATCGCCTTTGAAAACGCCGGCTGGGCCTATGTGGTGGGCGCCGCCATCGCCATCAAGAAGGGCTGCACGAAGGCCGCCGACGCCGCTGAAGCCATCGGAGAAGGACTCCAGTCCTTCTGCATTCCCGGCTCCGTGGCCGACGACCGCAAGGTGGGCCTGGGCCACGGCAACCTGGCCGCCATGCTCCTGCGCGACGAAACGGAATGCTTCTGCTTCCTGGCCGGCCACGAATCCTTTGCCGCCGCCGAAGGCGCCATCGGCATCGCCAAGTCCGCCAACCGCGTCCGCAAGCAGGACCTCCGCGTCTGCCTGAACGGCCTCGGCAAGGACGCCGCCTACATCATCTCCCGCATCAACGGGTTCACGTACGTGCAGACCAAGTTCGACTACGCCACGGGCAAGCTGAACATCGTGCAGGAAAAAGCCTTCTCCAAAGGACCGAAGGCCGCCGTGCGCGTATACGGCTGCGACGACGTGCGCGAAGGCGTGGCCGTCATGTGGCATGAAGGCGTGGACGTTTCCATCACCGGCAACTCCACCAACCCCACCCGCTTCCAGCACCCGGTGGCCGGCACTTACAAGAAGGAATGCAACGAGAAGGGCAAGAAGTACTTCTCCGTGGCTTCCGGAGGCGGTACGGGCCGTACCCTGCACCCGGACAACATGGCCGCCGGCCCAGCCTCCTACGGCATGACCGATACCATGGGCCGCATGCACTCCGACGCCCAGTTCGCCGGTTCCTCTTCCGTGCCCGCCCACGTGGAAATGATGGGCCTCATCGGCATGGGCAACAACCCCATGGTCGGCGCCTCCGTGGCCGTGGCCGTGGCGATTGAAGAAGCCGCCAAGAACTAA
- a CDS encoding response regulator transcription factor, with protein MHRYRILVVEDDHAIRNGLTDALTVSGYDVLPVKDGYDALNVIHAEDYDLALLDVVLPGASGFDLLRLIREDRATVPILMLTAKGAEADKVRGLKLGADDYVVKPFSLLEVLARIEAVLRRSPERPRTLDRVGLPEGYLDFPTRSLVLGEERIVLTTKEFDLARHLAANAGRIITREEILTRVWKMDPRLVETRSIDTTIARLREKMGKRNAAVIRTLRGQGYVWEETA; from the coding sequence ATGCACCGCTACCGCATTCTGGTCGTAGAAGACGATCACGCCATCAGAAACGGGCTTACGGACGCTCTGACGGTGTCCGGTTACGACGTGCTGCCCGTCAAGGACGGCTATGATGCCCTGAACGTGATCCACGCGGAGGATTACGACCTGGCGCTGCTGGATGTGGTTCTGCCCGGGGCAAGCGGTTTTGACCTGCTCAGGCTCATCCGGGAAGACCGGGCTACCGTTCCCATTCTGATGCTGACCGCCAAGGGGGCGGAAGCGGACAAGGTGCGCGGGCTGAAGCTGGGAGCGGACGATTATGTGGTGAAGCCGTTCAGTCTGCTGGAAGTGCTCGCCCGGATAGAGGCGGTGCTGAGACGCTCCCCGGAAAGGCCCCGGACGCTGGACAGGGTGGGGCTGCCGGAGGGATACCTGGATTTTCCCACCCGCTCCCTGGTGCTGGGAGAGGAGCGGATTGTGCTGACGACTAAGGAATTTGACCTGGCCCGCCATCTGGCCGCCAATGCCGGCAGAATCATCACGCGGGAGGAAATCCTGACCAGGGTATGGAAAATGGACCCCCGCCTGGTGGAAACGCGCAGCATTGACACCACCATCGCCCGGCTCCGGGAAAAAATGGGGAAAAGGAATGCCGCCGTCATCCGCACCTTGCGGGGGCAGGGATACGTCTGGGAGGAAACCGCATGA
- a CDS encoding vWA domain-containing protein, protein MMNHAVKYSLALLGSGALCASAESKTEQPENVPPPEQEAGTGALPAPGLRSISFMGAGTEKSDAEKRKIHAAIARTEDRKLRREPREIPGIAISKSRPDSPEAGNIVLTISQVPSGPDRQSIPPASLATSNASGHDGAEKASYSIITAADSEKAGEFTVTISPKMDDGETRSKESHSAVANPEKEVGTAPQPKNNGKAPGQAAAEKDDRAVIQIALLLDTSGSMQGLINQARTYLWKVVNDMTLARQNGKLPAIQIALYEYGSGRLSSKDAWVRQVLPFTDDLDKVSDELFKLKTGGSEEYCGAVMDRALKELKWNTENPHALKLIFIAGNEPFNQGNVPYAPVIARGLERGITVNTIYCGSAGDGDSVLWKDGARKGDGSFLNIDHNAAPPEPETPYDEELATLNVSLNGTYLAYGSQEVRAEKLERQARQDKLTEAVSPAAAAGRIAAKANKAAYRNTSWDLVDLYEEQGSRAVEELGNTGILPEELKGKSAKEVEAAVKEKAEERARLQKKIAEVGRQRDTWLNKWKAEQSASGGGKANTLDDAIIQAVRRQAGRKKFSFVEENVPYENSPMNKEQ, encoded by the coding sequence ATGATGAACCATGCTGTCAAATACTCGCTGGCTTTGCTGGGCTCCGGAGCGCTTTGCGCCTCTGCTGAATCAAAGACTGAACAGCCGGAAAACGTTCCACCTCCGGAACAGGAGGCCGGAACCGGGGCGTTGCCTGCACCTGGCTTGAGGTCGATTTCCTTCATGGGAGCGGGAACAGAGAAGAGCGACGCTGAAAAACGGAAAATACATGCCGCAATAGCACGTACGGAAGATCGGAAACTTCGCCGTGAACCTCGTGAAATTCCGGGCATTGCCATTTCAAAGTCCCGTCCGGACAGCCCGGAAGCAGGGAACATTGTTCTCACCATAAGCCAGGTTCCCTCCGGTCCGGACCGGCAGTCAATTCCTCCGGCTTCACTTGCCACCAGCAACGCTTCCGGCCATGATGGAGCGGAAAAGGCGTCCTATTCCATCATTACGGCGGCAGACTCTGAAAAGGCGGGAGAATTCACGGTAACCATCTCCCCGAAAATGGATGATGGAGAAACGCGCAGCAAGGAATCCCATTCCGCCGTTGCGAACCCGGAAAAAGAAGTCGGGACAGCCCCGCAGCCAAAAAACAATGGAAAGGCCCCTGGCCAGGCCGCCGCGGAAAAGGACGACCGCGCCGTGATTCAGATAGCCCTTCTTCTGGACACTTCCGGCAGCATGCAGGGGCTGATCAATCAGGCCCGCACGTATCTGTGGAAGGTTGTCAACGACATGACGCTGGCGCGCCAGAACGGCAAACTGCCTGCCATCCAGATCGCCCTGTACGAGTACGGGAGCGGCAGGCTGTCCTCCAAAGATGCGTGGGTTCGCCAGGTGCTCCCTTTTACGGACGATTTGGACAAGGTGTCCGATGAACTGTTCAAGTTGAAGACCGGAGGCAGTGAAGAATACTGCGGCGCCGTGATGGACCGGGCCCTGAAGGAATTGAAATGGAATACGGAGAATCCCCACGCCCTGAAGCTGATCTTCATTGCGGGCAACGAACCCTTCAACCAGGGCAATGTACCCTATGCCCCCGTGATTGCCCGCGGACTGGAACGCGGCATTACCGTGAACACCATTTACTGCGGAAGCGCGGGAGACGGCGATTCCGTGCTTTGGAAGGACGGAGCCAGAAAGGGGGACGGCAGTTTCCTCAATATTGACCACAACGCCGCTCCTCCCGAACCGGAAACCCCCTATGACGAGGAACTTGCCACATTGAACGTTTCCCTGAACGGAACTTATCTGGCGTATGGCTCCCAGGAAGTGCGGGCGGAAAAACTGGAAAGACAGGCCCGGCAGGACAAATTGACGGAGGCCGTTTCCCCCGCCGCTGCCGCCGGACGGATCGCGGCTAAAGCCAACAAGGCGGCTTACCGCAACACTTCCTGGGACCTGGTGGACCTTTATGAAGAACAGGGCTCCCGGGCTGTGGAAGAATTGGGCAACACCGGAATTCTCCCGGAAGAGTTGAAGGGAAAGAGCGCGAAGGAGGTTGAAGCGGCCGTGAAGGAGAAGGCGGAGGAACGGGCCCGGCTGCAGAAGAAAATTGCCGAGGTGGGCAGGCAGCGGGATACGTGGCTGAACAAATGGAAAGCGGAGCAGAGCGCTTCCGGCGGAGGCAAGGCGAATACGCTGGACGACGCCATCATCCAGGCCGTGCGCCGGCAGGCCGGCAGGAAGAAATTCTCCTTTGTGGAGGAGAACGTGCCATATGAAAATTCCCCTATGAATAAAGAGCAGTAA
- a CDS encoding IdeS/Mac family cysteine endopeptidase (This family includes IgM or IgG-cleaving cysteine proteases.) produces MMIKPFSLITICTFAVSCANAELLETWTLGVSSERGWYDANKTLAPGDDNLCWAASASNILNWWQDRYVIPSGTPTGEAVWTTFKDSFTDLGGNASYAFQWWLSGDYPPAGQEGWSQLKEGAAEGGYYRSIFSENQAFFLTSAYNATSYSASSQYILDRLNAGYGLTLGIGDTLGETAHAITLWGVEYDDQTSLLTKMYLTDSDDLQYGYHSSNGIFEVACYTGEDGGLYFQTTEDGWYHREDRKFFISGVYGLSTDVGNALALIPEPGTATLSLAALLWLAWKRRRQAC; encoded by the coding sequence ATGATGATAAAGCCTTTCTCTCTAATCACAATTTGTACATTTGCCGTATCTTGCGCAAACGCCGAACTTCTGGAAACCTGGACCTTGGGCGTTTCTTCCGAGAGAGGATGGTATGACGCCAATAAAACGCTTGCTCCGGGAGACGACAATCTTTGCTGGGCCGCCTCCGCCAGCAATATTCTCAACTGGTGGCAGGACAGGTACGTCATTCCATCCGGAACTCCCACTGGAGAGGCCGTATGGACGACTTTCAAGGATTCCTTCACGGATTTGGGCGGAAACGCCTCTTATGCGTTCCAATGGTGGCTTTCCGGGGATTATCCTCCTGCGGGACAGGAAGGATGGTCCCAGCTCAAGGAAGGAGCCGCCGAGGGAGGATATTACCGCAGCATTTTTTCTGAAAACCAGGCGTTTTTCCTGACCAGCGCCTACAATGCCACTTCCTATTCCGCTTCCTCCCAGTATATTCTGGACCGTTTGAATGCGGGATACGGCCTGACACTCGGCATTGGAGACACCTTGGGCGAAACGGCGCACGCCATCACCCTGTGGGGAGTGGAATATGATGACCAGACTTCCCTGCTGACGAAAATGTATCTGACGGATTCCGACGATCTCCAATACGGCTACCACTCCTCCAATGGTATTTTTGAAGTGGCCTGCTACACAGGTGAAGACGGCGGCCTGTACTTCCAAACGACGGAAGACGGCTGGTACCACCGGGAGGACCGAAAATTTTTCATCAGCGGAGTATACGGGCTTTCCACGGATGTAGGCAATGCGCTGGCGCTGATTCCGGAACCGGGCACCGCCACTTTGAGTCTGGCCGCCCTGCTCTGGCTGGCATGGAAACGCCGCAGGCAGGCTTGTTGA
- a CDS encoding PA14 domain-containing protein, producing MNDYIPLNKAVGPKVICDGYQALIPQKLGVEALTFNFDGSECEHATCSGAPEMFIKVEEDALHYFGVEADDTGILFIAGEEICEKNGEKPNGKLNIEKAERYLKAGYYKVALKYSNNAYDPSSNNAIAFNVTMDKEPILDGKYEGDSTMNREFSPSPKIKLWTIEKESTITCEESKKVEVTLEEPEPVIQRGIGACKTKAIMPQIIITACKDEVLDRWNARVQQVSAGSTILILTGTYTDAIENPPVTEDEAVEAVDEMNGYQARGRVGRWHTMQASLAHEKHHRRELNDAFKFYWDNLRIQDSIELQHVSCEKFPKMDDALNEMRKFVRSWTATYMTAVKKYVELLPDKENTRPYCAGQKVLNEATLQIINQAKANGWSKVPDQVTEPGTIEPPCFLPPVNKEKSRSMAVAEQPTPLTLSIADTSKFREGRIMVCFRNEGNQPVRILDEINDGTADYFFLTVLRTEQGDARILNAELGKMTFQRPLNYRELAPARNTTSRFRYAWIKLSSKTGNNVLVNWKRATIISKVRIVSWGFFRRRPNSRCDEKNLSIFWNCIEPVPPCYCMGGHGRQWG from the coding sequence ATGAATGATTACATTCCTCTAAACAAGGCTGTTGGCCCGAAGGTCATTTGCGACGGTTATCAAGCCCTTATCCCACAGAAGCTCGGAGTCGAGGCGCTGACTTTCAACTTTGACGGTTCGGAGTGCGAGCACGCCACTTGTTCTGGTGCTCCGGAAATGTTCATTAAGGTCGAAGAGGACGCCCTGCATTATTTCGGCGTGGAAGCCGACGACACGGGTATCCTTTTTATTGCCGGCGAAGAAATCTGTGAGAAAAACGGAGAAAAGCCCAACGGCAAGCTAAATATTGAAAAGGCTGAGAGATACTTGAAAGCTGGTTATTACAAGGTGGCTTTGAAATATTCCAACAACGCCTACGATCCCTCCAGCAACAACGCTATTGCCTTCAATGTCACCATGGACAAGGAGCCTATTCTTGATGGAAAGTATGAAGGGGACTCGACAATGAATCGTGAATTTTCTCCTTCTCCCAAAATCAAGCTGTGGACGATTGAAAAGGAATCCACCATCACCTGTGAAGAGTCCAAGAAAGTTGAAGTAACGCTCGAAGAACCTGAACCTGTTATCCAAAGAGGTATTGGCGCTTGCAAAACGAAAGCCATCATGCCTCAAATCATCATAACGGCTTGCAAGGATGAAGTGCTTGATCGATGGAACGCGCGTGTCCAACAAGTGTCCGCAGGCAGCACGATTCTTATACTCACGGGAACTTACACAGACGCCATTGAAAACCCTCCCGTTACTGAAGATGAAGCTGTCGAAGCAGTCGACGAAATGAACGGTTATCAAGCTCGTGGAAGAGTTGGAAGATGGCACACTATGCAAGCTTCCCTCGCTCACGAAAAACACCATCGCCGAGAACTTAACGACGCCTTCAAATTCTACTGGGACAATTTGAGAATACAGGATTCAATCGAATTACAACATGTTTCGTGTGAAAAATTCCCGAAAATGGATGATGCCTTGAATGAAATGAGGAAGTTCGTTCGTAGTTGGACAGCCACCTACATGACGGCTGTTAAGAAATATGTCGAATTGTTACCAGATAAAGAAAATACTCGTCCCTACTGCGCCGGACAAAAAGTTCTGAATGAGGCGACTCTCCAAATTATCAACCAAGCGAAAGCCAACGGATGGAGCAAGGTACCCGATCAGGTCACGGAGCCGGGAACCATCGAGCCGCCCTGTTTCCTGCCTCCGGTCAACAAGGAGAAATCCCGGAGCATGGCCGTTGCGGAACAACCGACACCCTTGACCCTCTCCATTGCGGACACTTCGAAGTTCAGGGAAGGCAGGATTATGGTCTGCTTCCGCAACGAGGGTAATCAGCCTGTCCGGATTCTGGATGAAATCAATGACGGAACGGCTGATTATTTCTTCCTGACAGTATTGAGGACGGAACAGGGAGATGCCCGTATTCTGAATGCCGAACTGGGGAAAATGACTTTCCAGCGGCCCTTGAACTACCGGGAGCTTGCTCCCGCCAGGAATACAACGTCACGATTCCGGTATGCCTGGATAAAGTTGAGCTCGAAGACTGGAAACAATGTTCTTGTGAACTGGAAACGAGCTACTATAATCAGCAAGGTAAGAATTGTCTCTTGGGGGTTCTTCAGGCGACGACCAAACTCGCGCTGTGATGAAAAAAATCTTTCTATTTTTTGGAATTGTATTGAACCTGTCCCTCCATGCTATTGCATGGGGGGACATGGCCGACAATGGGGTTGA